One segment of Nostoc flagelliforme CCNUN1 DNA contains the following:
- the pcrA gene encoding DNA helicase PcrA: MTTTIDFLSHLNPSQRQAVEHYCGPLLVVAGAGSGKTRALTYRIANLILKHRVDPENILAVTFTNKAAREMKDRIQRLFAEQLAMKQHGQRFDLLTEYQQTLLRSQVYKDTIKDLWCGTFHSLFSRILRFDIEKYVDEKGRRWNRNFSIFDESDVMTLIKEIVNKKLNLDDKKFDARSVRYAISNAKNQGLSPQEFEQDQPNYRGRVIAQVYNLYQDKLAENNALDFDDLILVPTRLFQQNEQVLGYWHRKFCHILVDEYQDTNRTQYQLIHLLVTNGETRKSEWEWQNRSVFVVGDADQSIYSFRMADFTILLGFQEDFGDGLVDDDTRTMVKLEENYRSCENILQAANELIENNTQRIDKVLKPTRGPGEQITCHKADEELAEAAFVINQISTLENQNPELSWGSFAILYRTNAQSRPFEELLVKYQIPYTVVGGMRFYDRKEIKDVIAYLRAIANPSDTVSLLRVINTPRRGIGKTTIDALVNASQQLGTTLWEILSDETSVNTLAGRATKAVNSFAEMISRWQGQIGTLPVTEVLQGILEDSGYVQDLMSQGTDEATDRVQNVQELYNAALQFQEENEEVSLRDFLNSAALSSDLDNLKEGQTAVSLMTLHASKGLEFPVVFLVGLEQGLFPGYRSLGDPASLEEERRLCYVGITRAQERLYISHARERRLYGSREPAMRSQFLDELPEELLTTQRLSRQSYTKSASTSNGKQDTKQNWQVGDRVLHKTFGLGEITHVFGTGNKMSVAIKFTSLGQKIVDPRVAQLQRVE; the protein is encoded by the coding sequence ACCGCGTTGATCCAGAGAATATCCTGGCGGTTACTTTTACCAACAAAGCCGCACGGGAAATGAAAGACCGGATTCAACGGCTGTTTGCTGAACAGCTGGCGATGAAACAACATGGACAGCGTTTTGATTTGTTGACAGAATACCAACAAACGCTACTGCGATCGCAAGTTTACAAAGATACAATCAAAGATTTATGGTGTGGCACTTTCCACAGTCTATTTTCTCGCATTCTCCGCTTTGATATTGAGAAATATGTAGACGAAAAAGGACGGCGTTGGAATCGCAATTTTTCTATCTTTGATGAATCAGATGTGATGACTCTGATTAAAGAAATCGTCAATAAAAAGTTAAATTTAGACGATAAAAAATTTGACGCTCGCTCTGTCCGCTACGCTATTAGTAACGCTAAAAACCAAGGGTTATCGCCCCAAGAATTTGAGCAAGATCAACCCAATTATCGCGGAAGGGTAATTGCCCAAGTCTACAATTTATATCAAGATAAGTTAGCAGAAAACAACGCTCTCGACTTTGATGATCTAATTCTTGTACCTACTAGATTATTTCAGCAAAACGAGCAAGTATTGGGTTACTGGCATCGCAAGTTTTGCCATATCCTCGTAGATGAATATCAGGATACTAATCGCACTCAGTATCAACTTATTCATTTATTGGTTACTAATGGCGAAACCAGAAAGAGTGAATGGGAATGGCAAAATCGCTCAGTTTTCGTTGTTGGCGATGCAGATCAATCAATTTACAGCTTTCGGATGGCAGATTTCACCATCTTGCTGGGATTTCAGGAGGACTTTGGTGATGGTTTAGTAGATGATGACACTCGAACGATGGTTAAGCTGGAAGAAAACTATCGTTCTTGTGAAAACATTCTGCAAGCGGCTAATGAATTAATTGAAAATAACACCCAACGGATTGATAAAGTCCTCAAACCAACGCGGGGGCCGGGTGAGCAGATTACTTGTCACAAAGCCGATGAAGAACTGGCAGAAGCGGCATTTGTGATTAATCAAATTAGCACTTTAGAAAACCAGAATCCAGAGTTAAGCTGGGGTAGTTTTGCCATACTTTATCGGACAAACGCCCAATCTCGACCCTTTGAAGAATTGTTGGTGAAATATCAAATTCCTTACACAGTTGTGGGAGGAATGAGATTTTATGATCGCAAAGAAATTAAAGATGTCATTGCGTATTTAAGAGCGATCGCTAACCCATCTGATACAGTCAGTTTATTACGAGTTATCAATACCCCCCGGCGGGGAATTGGCAAAACCACTATTGATGCTTTGGTGAACGCTTCCCAACAACTAGGCACAACCCTGTGGGAAATACTCAGCGATGAAACATCAGTTAATACATTAGCTGGACGGGCAACAAAAGCTGTAAATAGCTTTGCCGAGATGATTAGCCGTTGGCAAGGACAAATCGGCACGCTTCCCGTGACTGAGGTTTTGCAAGGAATACTAGAAGATTCTGGTTACGTTCAAGACTTGATGAGTCAAGGCACAGACGAAGCCACAGATCGGGTACAAAACGTTCAGGAACTTTACAACGCTGCACTGCAATTTCAAGAAGAAAACGAAGAGGTTTCCCTGCGAGACTTTCTGAATAGTGCCGCCCTTAGTTCCGATTTGGATAATTTAAAAGAAGGACAGACAGCCGTTTCATTGATGACTTTGCACGCTTCCAAAGGTTTGGAATTTCCCGTAGTATTTTTAGTGGGATTAGAACAAGGGCTATTTCCTGGCTACCGTTCGCTGGGTGATCCTGCATCCTTGGAAGAGGAACGCCGCCTATGTTATGTGGGAATTACTCGCGCCCAAGAAAGGTTGTATATATCACACGCGCGGGAACGTCGTTTGTATGGTTCTCGTGAACCCGCCATGCGATCGCAATTTCTCGACGAATTACCAGAAGAATTATTAACTACTCAACGCTTGAGTCGTCAAAGTTATACTAAAAGTGCCTCTACTTCCAATGGAAAGCAAGACACGAAGCAGAATTGGCAAGTAGGCGATCGAGTATTACATAAAACTTTTGGTCTTGGTGAAATCACTCATGTATTTGGAACGGGTAATAAGATGTCTGTGGCAATTAAATTTACCAGCTTAGGACAAAAAATTGTTGACCCAAGAGTAGCACAGTTGCAACGAGTAGAGTAA
- a CDS encoding antibiotic biosynthesis monooxygenase family protein → MILEAVMLHVKSGLESDFEAAFKKASKFISSMDGYLSHELHKCIEVQGKYLLLARWETLESHTVGFRSSAEYQEWKKLLHHFYEPFPTVEHFEEIEI, encoded by the coding sequence ATGATTCTTGAGGCAGTTATGCTTCATGTTAAATCTGGTCTGGAATCTGATTTTGAAGCTGCTTTCAAAAAAGCTTCTAAATTCATTTCTTCAATGGACGGATATTTATCCCATGAATTGCATAAATGTATAGAAGTCCAAGGTAAATACTTATTACTTGCCAGATGGGAAACTTTAGAATCTCATACTGTAGGATTTAGAAGTTCTGCTGAGTATCAAGAGTGGAAAAAACTTCTGCATCATTTTTATGAGCCATTTCCTACGGTTGAACACTTTGAAGAAATTGAAATATAA
- a CDS encoding MATE family efflux transporter yields the protein MFSEVKKCLVLAVPLAAAQLAQSATGFMDTVMMGWLGSQTIASGALGVTIFSFCLLIVTGIVSAISPLAAQAYGAGNREKVGTIVRVGLGISLVLGIPVTLLIYNGGALLLLGQDANAVALAEIYLRAIALGFIPALGFAVLKSFLSALLQPQLVMVTVVLGTLLDITANYVLMFGKLGFPALGLAGIGWASTFSLWSTFIALTVYICNQPRFAVYGIFRPLSRKDFPLEHRRIIGEIFHVGLPIGGLIAVEAGLFTVVTFIIGKLGTNALAAHQIALQTISISFQIALGISLSTTVRVGQLVGQNDLLATRLAGYVGIAIAGLSMGVVGITFWLVPKSIISLYIDISDPNNADVVALAVKLLGVAAIFQIVDGVQVTAGGALRGLKDTRIPMLIGIFAYWCVGLFTGYTFGISSGYGAIGLWWGLAIGLAIAAIIMTWRFSKKTTNHG from the coding sequence ATGTTTTCTGAAGTTAAAAAATGTCTCGTCTTAGCCGTACCTTTAGCAGCAGCACAACTGGCTCAATCTGCAACTGGTTTTATGGATACGGTAATGATGGGCTGGTTGGGAAGCCAGACTATTGCATCTGGAGCATTGGGAGTTACTATTTTTAGTTTTTGTCTGTTGATTGTTACTGGTATCGTTTCTGCTATCAGTCCGTTAGCTGCCCAAGCATACGGAGCCGGAAATAGAGAAAAAGTTGGCACAATTGTCCGCGTGGGATTAGGGATATCTTTGGTACTAGGAATACCAGTTACATTGCTGATTTACAATGGAGGTGCTTTACTTCTACTAGGGCAGGATGCTAACGCAGTAGCACTAGCAGAGATTTATTTAAGGGCGATCGCACTGGGTTTTATTCCTGCTTTAGGCTTTGCAGTACTTAAAAGCTTTCTTTCTGCTCTATTGCAACCCCAATTAGTGATGGTGACTGTGGTTTTGGGTACTCTGCTCGACATCACAGCTAACTATGTGCTGATGTTTGGCAAACTGGGATTTCCGGCGCTGGGTTTAGCTGGTATCGGTTGGGCAAGCACATTCTCACTTTGGAGTACGTTTATTGCTTTGACAGTTTATATATGTAATCAGCCTCGCTTTGCAGTTTACGGTATTTTTCGACCTTTATCTAGAAAAGATTTTCCCTTAGAGCATCGCCGGATCATTGGCGAGATTTTTCACGTTGGATTGCCCATTGGAGGGCTGATTGCAGTCGAAGCGGGACTGTTCACCGTTGTTACTTTCATAATAGGAAAATTAGGAACAAACGCTCTTGCTGCCCATCAAATTGCTTTACAAACAATTTCGATATCATTCCAGATTGCACTAGGCATTTCTCTATCTACAACAGTACGTGTTGGGCAGTTAGTTGGACAAAATGACCTGCTTGCTACTCGTCTAGCTGGATATGTAGGCATTGCCATTGCAGGTCTATCTATGGGTGTGGTAGGCATTACATTTTGGTTAGTGCCAAAGTCGATTATTTCTCTTTATATTGACATCAGCGATCCAAACAATGCAGATGTGGTTGCCCTCGCAGTGAAATTGCTGGGAGTGGCAGCGATTTTTCAAATAGTTGACGGTGTGCAAGTTACTGCCGGGGGAGCATTACGCGGATTAAAAGACACTCGAATTCCGATGTTGATTGGTATTTTTGCTTATTGGTGTGTTGGTTTATTCACTGGTTATACTTTCGGAATCTCGTCGGGGTATGGAGCTATTGGTCTTTGGTGGGGACTGGCTATTGGTTTAGCGATCGCTGCAATAATCATGACTTGGCGGTTTAGCAAGAAAACAACTAACCACGGGTAA
- a CDS encoding GAF domain-containing protein, which produces MTQQELPSTFNKILESSQTLDTLFSALLPAVGDFLQSDRCFLYLHNPQNDLGRVAFCWIRTPDVPTVYNEDWAPQPPSVTDEDPMFAAALRAEPSIFVEDVETAEPKVLNREFEQKNFGHRALIHAHIRQDGQLWGILQPCIFGHSRIWTEYERGVINNLVEKITPFAVDYVKSAFD; this is translated from the coding sequence ATGACTCAGCAAGAACTTCCTTCTACATTCAACAAGATTTTAGAATCATCTCAAACACTGGATACTCTATTTTCTGCACTGTTGCCGGCTGTAGGAGATTTTTTACAGTCTGATAGATGTTTTCTATACTTGCATAATCCACAAAATGACCTTGGTAGAGTTGCCTTTTGTTGGATTCGCACTCCAGATGTACCTACTGTTTATAATGAAGACTGGGCACCACAACCCCCATCTGTAACAGATGAAGATCCGATGTTTGCTGCTGCGCTACGTGCTGAACCTTCAATCTTTGTCGAAGATGTGGAAACTGCTGAACCTAAAGTTTTAAATCGGGAATTTGAACAGAAGAATTTTGGACATCGCGCCCTTATTCATGCCCATATCCGCCAGGATGGCCAACTCTGGGGAATTTTACAACCTTGCATTTTTGGTCATTCCAGAATTTGGACTGAGTATGAACGAGGGGTTATTAATAATCTTGTCGAAAAAATCACACCTTTTGCAGTTGATTATGTAAAGTCTGCTTTTGATTAG
- a CDS encoding metallophosphoesterase family protein, translated as MNLKRRQFLFLSSFSAIGTGFLGWMLAHQNHQTADITDSTTAIAANPAKKDLLLRFVSVADTGTGAKGQYAVARAMNAYHKRNPYDLVVLAGDNIYNNGEIEKIGAVFERPYQALLKLGVKFQACLGNHDIRTENGDPQVKYAGFNMKGRYYTFKRNQVQFFALDTNSNADWKNQLSWLEKELSLSKAPWKVVFGHHPIYSSGHYGVNQSFIKIFTPLFQKYGVQLYINGHDHTYERTRAINGTTYLVTGAGAGTRPIGRSEWTEYSAEKLSFASYEVYKDRIEVSAIATDNRVFDKGIIQLKSA; from the coding sequence ATGAACCTAAAACGCCGTCAATTTTTATTTTTAAGTAGCTTCAGCGCCATTGGTACAGGATTTTTAGGTTGGATGTTAGCTCATCAAAATCATCAAACTGCTGATATTACCGATTCAACAACAGCTATAGCCGCCAACCCAGCCAAAAAAGACTTATTATTACGTTTTGTGTCTGTAGCTGATACAGGGACTGGCGCTAAAGGACAGTATGCTGTGGCTAGAGCGATGAACGCATATCACAAGCGAAATCCTTACGATTTAGTTGTTTTAGCTGGAGACAACATTTACAACAACGGCGAAATTGAGAAAATTGGTGCAGTTTTTGAGCGTCCTTATCAAGCTTTACTAAAACTTGGTGTCAAATTTCAGGCTTGTTTAGGTAATCACGATATTCGTACTGAAAATGGCGATCCACAAGTTAAGTATGCTGGCTTTAATATGAAGGGACGTTACTATACATTTAAACGTAATCAAGTACAATTTTTCGCTTTAGATACTAACAGTAATGCTGATTGGAAAAACCAGCTAAGTTGGTTAGAAAAAGAATTAAGTCTTAGTAAAGCTCCTTGGAAAGTTGTATTTGGTCATCATCCAATTTATTCATCCGGTCACTACGGAGTCAATCAAAGTTTTATTAAAATCTTCACTCCTCTGTTTCAAAAATACGGCGTTCAACTCTACATCAATGGTCACGACCATACTTATGAACGCACTCGTGCTATTAATGGAACGACTTATCTAGTTACTGGTGCAGGTGCAGGTACTCGTCCTATAGGGCGTTCAGAATGGACAGAGTATTCTGCTGAGAAGCTGAGTTTTGCCTCTTATGAGGTGTATAAAGATAGAATAGAAGTAAGTGCGATCGCTACTGATAATCGTGTTTTTGATAAAGGTATTATTCAATTAAAATCAGCTTAG
- a CDS encoding ATP-grasp domain-containing protein: MLDNVLLLLQACKNLNISYEIIHPAENLLKIKLNNKQHYFCNYSTPLINQAVAQIIKDKEYTYHILKQKIKLPRTVGFLSPFCELKYKMYLKFPSFQDIILEIKDKFETPVIVKRNSGAGGHNVFLCQNRDEIETALKEIFNINYKNYDYVAIAQEFIHIKSEYRAVFLNKELVLLYEKDISNAEFAGNLSPLHWNGAKAKYINEPQILLEIANFVQPIFEELDLDYAGLDIVLDRDNQYWLIEVNSHPNYTIFTRDNGEEPVLKVFEKMLISLASK; encoded by the coding sequence ATGTTAGACAACGTTTTGCTATTGCTCCAAGCTTGTAAAAACTTAAATATCAGCTATGAAATTATTCATCCGGCTGAAAATTTATTAAAAATAAAACTGAATAATAAACAGCATTATTTTTGTAATTATAGTACTCCGTTAATCAATCAAGCAGTAGCACAGATCATAAAAGATAAGGAATACACCTACCATATTTTAAAGCAAAAAATTAAACTTCCTCGGACAGTAGGTTTTCTTTCCCCTTTTTGCGAACTTAAGTATAAGATGTACTTAAAATTCCCAAGTTTTCAAGATATTATATTAGAAATCAAAGATAAATTTGAAACACCTGTTATTGTCAAAAGGAATTCTGGTGCTGGTGGGCATAACGTCTTTCTATGTCAGAATAGAGATGAAATTGAAACCGCTTTAAAAGAGATTTTTAATATCAATTATAAAAATTATGATTACGTTGCGATCGCTCAAGAATTTATTCACATAAAATCTGAATATAGAGCGGTTTTCTTAAATAAAGAGTTAGTTTTGCTTTATGAAAAAGATATAAGTAATGCAGAGTTTGCGGGGAACCTCAGCCCTCTACACTGGAATGGTGCAAAAGCCAAGTATATCAACGAGCCACAAATATTGTTAGAGATTGCTAATTTTGTTCAACCAATTTTCGAAGAATTAGACCTTGATTATGCTGGTTTAGATATAGTCTTAGATCGAGATAACCAATATTGGTTAATTGAAGTCAATTCTCACCCTAATTATACTATTTTCACTAGAGACAATGGAGAGGAGCCTGTATTGAAAGTTTTTGAAAAAATGCTTATTAGCCTAGCCTCAAAATAA
- a CDS encoding GAF domain-containing sensor histidine kinase, which translates to MLSSPDLSFSRTLPIVVFNQLGELLEQMAQTVGSAALILTEAVLMRICIPVEWQRQRFTLVVSEQFSALLIGNLAQGEQGEQEINSALNAKLTFNLEAIATFVYELRDLFECDSSTHQNLEGYRQIIRPNDATLQSQFSLLLLEYLLTQPSQEIITPLSSTAPTVYICQPVEDALKKQISQERLLNQVTTQIRKSLDLPVIMATAITQVREFLELDRLVIYKFAGSKVKAQYQSDNIPFNGTALVTDMELSVREPAKIPFSIHESNGKHSPPVSVNNQPLLEDCQQYGGYIVYEVRATDAITSVLNYTEKNCFIRTSQCWEKYRQGFTLAVDDVEKTYALEECLLNFLRESQVRAKLAAPIIFEDKLWGLLIAHQCDKPHQWNDSEKNLLIAIAEQLAIAIHQAELMQTLTQEKQTLEQRVIERTIGLRDALLAAEAASRLRSEFLATISHELLTPLTYVIGMSSTLLRWPLGELSQRQRGYLQTIHDSGEHLLEMINDILDLSQIEAGKTALNISEFSLVNVAENAVESLRKKATSEQINLQLDLQIDPRRDRFTADAERVEQILWNLLTNAIKFTPESGSVTLRLWVEDDTAIFQVEDTGIGIHEEQLPLLFEKFQQLDTPYRRRYEGTGLGLALTKQLVELHRGRIEVESTVSIGSIFTVWIPTQAMRVVS; encoded by the coding sequence ATGCTTAGTTCTCCTGATTTGAGCTTTTCTCGAACCTTGCCTATTGTTGTATTTAATCAGCTTGGGGAATTGTTAGAACAGATGGCTCAAACGGTGGGAAGTGCCGCTCTGATACTGACAGAAGCTGTGTTGATGCGAATTTGCATACCTGTGGAATGGCAAAGGCAAAGGTTTACGTTGGTGGTTTCTGAGCAGTTTAGTGCGCTTCTGATAGGAAACTTAGCGCAGGGGGAGCAGGGGGAGCAGGAAATTAACTCGGCACTCAATGCTAAGTTGACATTTAATTTAGAGGCGATCGCAACATTTGTCTACGAGTTGAGAGACTTGTTCGAGTGCGATTCCTCCACTCACCAAAATCTCGAAGGCTATCGCCAAATTATTCGCCCCAATGATGCTACGCTCCAAAGTCAATTCTCGCTGTTGTTATTAGAATATCTCTTAACTCAGCCAAGCCAAGAAATAATAACACCTCTAAGCTCAACTGCGCCGACAGTTTATATCTGTCAACCAGTGGAAGATGCTTTAAAAAAACAGATTTCCCAAGAGCGGTTGTTAAATCAGGTAACAACGCAGATCCGCAAAAGCCTGGATTTGCCAGTGATTATGGCAACAGCAATTACACAAGTGCGTGAGTTTCTGGAATTAGACAGATTAGTAATCTATAAATTTGCAGGTTCCAAAGTCAAGGCTCAATACCAGTCTGACAATATTCCTTTCAATGGAACGGCACTGGTAACAGACATGGAACTATCGGTTAGGGAACCTGCCAAAATCCCTTTTTCTATACATGAGAGCAACGGTAAACACTCGCCTCCTGTGTCAGTTAATAATCAACCATTACTAGAAGACTGCCAACAGTATGGAGGTTATATTGTCTATGAAGTCCGGGCTACAGATGCTATTACATCGGTGTTGAATTACACAGAAAAAAATTGCTTTATCCGAACCTCTCAATGTTGGGAAAAGTATCGCCAAGGCTTTACCTTAGCTGTGGATGATGTTGAAAAAACTTATGCTCTAGAAGAGTGTTTGTTAAATTTTTTGAGGGAAAGCCAGGTTCGCGCTAAGTTGGCTGCACCGATTATATTTGAGGACAAATTGTGGGGATTGCTGATTGCTCATCAGTGCGATAAACCCCACCAGTGGAATGATAGCGAAAAAAACTTGCTGATTGCGATCGCAGAACAATTAGCGATCGCAATTCACCAAGCTGAGTTAATGCAAACGCTCACCCAAGAAAAACAAACTCTTGAACAACGAGTTATTGAACGCACAATAGGACTACGTGATGCTCTCCTCGCCGCCGAAGCTGCTAGCCGCCTCAGAAGTGAGTTTCTCGCTACTATCAGTCACGAATTGCTCACGCCTTTAACTTATGTTATTGGGATGTCGTCTACATTGTTACGTTGGCCTTTGGGTGAATTGAGTCAACGACAACGGGGTTATCTGCAAACAATCCACGACAGTGGAGAACATTTATTAGAAATGATTAATGACATCCTCGATTTATCGCAAATCGAGGCTGGTAAGACAGCTTTAAATATTTCGGAATTTTCTTTGGTGAATGTTGCCGAAAATGCTGTTGAGTCACTGCGAAAAAAAGCAACAAGCGAACAAATCAATCTCCAACTTGATTTGCAAATCGATCCCAGGCGCGATCGCTTTACCGCCGATGCCGAACGAGTAGAACAAATTCTCTGGAATTTGTTAACTAATGCGATTAAATTTACCCCCGAAAGTGGCAGCGTTACCTTACGTCTTTGGGTGGAAGATGATACTGCTATTTTTCAAGTGGAAGATACCGGGATTGGTATTCACGAAGAACAATTACCATTACTGTTTGAGAAATTTCAGCAACTCGATACACCCTATCGCCGCCGCTACGAAGGCACTGGACTAGGACTTGCTTTAACGAAACAACTTGTAGAGCTTCATCGGGGTCGAATTGAAGTAGAATCAACTGTAAGTATTGGTTCAATTTTTACTGTATGGATACCAACTCAGGCTATGAGAGTGGTGAGTTAG